From the Oryctolagus cuniculus chromosome 17, mOryCun1.1, whole genome shotgun sequence genome, the window CTGCCCCTGAGCCCCGCCcctggcagggggaggaggacaCGTGAGGACCCGAGGGATGCAGCCGCCTGGCCGCCCTCCACGCTGCCCTCCTCGGTCTCAGGGGACGCTGGTTCTGCCCTGGACCTGCCAAGGGTCAAGTTCTGAGGGTTTCCTgccaggctgcagggaggagTTTGGGTGTAGGCCTGGTGGACTGGAAATTTACCATTTGCCCCCAGATTAATGATTAAcgggcccctgccctcaccctgTCTGGGAGGGGagcccaaggccaggccaggcccagcgcAGCCCGATAACATCAGTCTCAGCTCGGAGGGTTCCGAGATACGCGCCACACTGGGCTGGCTGCACCTGACGGGCTGGCGGTCCACGGGCGCTTTCTGGGAGCACCTGGGGCCAGGCCGGGCCCCACACCCTCGGGGGAGCCTTCCTgctgctggggcaggcagagagggcgTGGCATGCAGCCAGATGTCCTGGCTAAGGCAGGTGGCTGCAATCAGAACTATGTCCTCCTTGGCTCAGTCCCACGAGGGCCCCCCAGCCTCTGAGGGCTCTTGTCCTCACCGGTGGCACGGGGGTCTCCGTGGCGGATGCCACACCCGAGCAGGGGCCCGGAGAGCCTTTGCCTGCCTCCTCCTTTGCCCCTTTCCCTCCGCGAGGCTGGCATGTTCCAGAAAGGGGTGCCTTCCCTGGCCCGGGCCCTGGAAGGGTGTGagtgccccctgccctccaccccgcACACACTGTGGGCATGCGGCGTGGGAGAGGAGGAGCTGTGGACCAGTGCTTCTCAGAGACTGGAGGGGGGGGCTCTGATTCTAGAGCTCCCGCTGTTCTTGCGTGAGCTGGGCCTGTCACTCACAAACCCTTTGTGTGGACGGAAGACGGACTCTGCCTGGTTAGGAGGCGAAGCCTGGGAAACCCCAGTGTGCACCCTGGCCCGCCATCCTCCCCGCGAGcctgggagggctgcagggctgccctGTGCACTCGGCAGAGGAGAAAACCAGGCTCGCCATTGCCCAGCTGAGAAGCGACAGTCAGGCCTAGAACTCTGCAGAATGGGTGGGCTTCCGAAAGGGAAAGCCGAAGCCCAGCCTCCGTGGCCTGGGGGGAATCCAGCTTCCTCCCTTCTCGgactgccctccctgcctcttcccccgGGGTTCCCCAAGCAACAATCAGCACCAGGCGCCCGGCGGACGGGGGCTGGGGGTCTCTCTGGGTGGCCTAATGGGTCTGGTTGGCTTTGGGGTTACCTGGGCAGCAGCGCCACGTGAGGAAGGGAGGGGTATCGGCGTCTCCCCTGGGTGTCTGCCTGCGTCTCCAGCCCCTCTTGGGCAGGCGGCTCCTGGGTGTAAGCAGCGGCCCATGCCACGTGCGTGTTTCCCAAATGTCCCTGCTCACAGACGCTGCCCAGGGCGAGGTGGTCAGTATGCCGATTCCCAGGCCCCGCACCAAACCAACAGAATCAGGATGGCCAAGTGTGGGTCCTGGGAACCTGGCACCCTGGGGGCTAGGGTGGGCAAGAAGAGCAGAGACTGATGTGGTAACAGGTTGAGGCTCTGCACCAAACCTTGTCCAAGCGCCTTGGCTTCCCACGCTGTAAAAAGGGGATGCAGCCGCTGAGGCCGGCCTGCTGCCCAGGAGGGAGATGCTTGGAGCCCCCAGGAAGCCCCCCCCATCCCCAGGGCTCTGCACCCTTGGTCTGCACCCACTGTGTCCCCCGAGGCtcatcccctccctcctctcatcCCTTCCAGCTTGACCGGGCGCGAGGTCCTGACGCCCTTCCCCGGCCTGGGCACCGCGGCAGCCCCGGCACAGGGGGGCGCCCACCTGAAGCAGTGCGACCTGCTGAAGCTGTCCCGCCGGCAGAAGCAGCTGTGCCGGCGCGAGCCCGGCCTGGCAGAGACCCTGCGGGACGCCGCGCGCCTCGGCCTGCtcgagtgccagttccagttccggCAGGAGCGCTGGAACTGCAGCCTGGAGGGGAGGACCGGGCTGCTCAAGAGaggtggggcccagggctgggtcggCGGGGGAGCCCGGGGTTATGAGGGCCTGTGGAAGgccagggtggggaggcagagagctAGGGAGACCCCAGACAGGAGGAGACGCAAGCCCACTCCTGGGAGCCCGCTGATGAGACGGTGGTCCCCTgtcacctccctctgcctcctccacgcgcccacatgcgcacacacatgcacacgcacacgcacacacatgaaACGAAGTGCAAGCACGTGCAAGGGAGGCCGAGAGGTAAGAACTGGCCAGACAGCACGAATGATGCTTCGTTCACCCATTCCCGCGTCTCGGCTCATCGCGTCTGTGGATCCatcactccctccttccttcccgtTCCCACCCAGCCCCCTCGATTCTTCCTAGGCCCCTCCATGCCTCCACCCACCCCTCCGCTCAGCATCTGGGGGGAGGGGCCCACAGTGagccagacactgtgctggatGCTGGGGGAACAGAGCTGGAGCAGGTGCCCTCTGCCCACAGCAAGCACACCGTCCAGGCCACCGCATCACGAGGAAGGGGTGGCGATGGGAGCTGTCACGGAAGTGCAGAGATGGTGATGGGGGTGGCGGGGACAGCCGGCCCCGccacagcagggagagagagggctgggactgggctgatgGCCtgcttctgtctgtgtctccaagTGTCGCCAGCAGCACAGGTACACTGGagagcaggtgggaggcagggccgtGGGAGGCCGGATGTGGGCCCAGGCTCAACTGAGTGCAGCGATGGTCCTggaagtgggggcggggcgggggatgGTCAGTCTGGGACAAGTGGGGCAGGAGGGCCAAGGCCACTCTGTCACCGGCCAGCCGCAcagtggcagcagcaggaagTACCTCTCAGGGGGAGGGGGTCTCGGAAATGGGTTGGTCCGACTCGGCCCATGTGCACGGGAAGTTGTTGAGGCTGCTTGGCCCCGGCTCTGCCCCCGCCCGGTGCCTGGGTCACTTCTCCAGAATTCTCCATGTGCGCTCAGTGAGGACAAGACGGTGGCCCTGTCCTGGTGCCCTCTGGGATTCTGGGTACATCCCCTGTAGTGAGTTTGGAGGTTCCTTTTACATGACAGTGGCGGCCTGAGTGGCAGGGAGGGTGACAAGGACGCTTGCCCAGAGCCCTGTCCTCAGTTCATGACCCCTTGCCCTGCTCTCCATGCCCcatcccccctgccccccagaggGCGGTGGATGGCCTCtgaccttcctcccctcccttcctccctcccaatccCTGCCGCGGGTGCCCGGCACAGGCTTCAAGGAGACGGCCTTCCTGTACGCAGTGTCCTCGGCCGCCCTCACCCACGCGCTGGCCCGGGCCTGCAGCGCCGGGCGCATGGAGCGCTGCACCTGCGATGACTCCCCGGGGCTGCAGAGCCGGCAGGCCTGGCAGTGGGGCGTGTGTGGCGACAACCTCAAGTACAGCACCAAGTTTCTGAGCAACTTCCTGGGACCCAAGCGAGGAAGCAAGGACCTGCGGGCACGGGTGGACGCCCACAACACCCACGTGGGCATCAAGGTGAGCACGTTTCCCACCGCCCAAGGTGCCCTCCGCCTCCAGGGAGCCAGGTCTGCGGGGGGCCCGCACTCTGCTCCCCAACACACACGCAGAGCCATCCCGGGATGAGCTGCGTTCTTCAGCCAGCATTCCCTGGCCATCTGCGCTGGACCGCTGCTGGCTGCCAGGGCACCCTCaggggctgggcagcagcaggagcccgGCTTGGGGCCAGGCCCCGGGAAGCAGGAACGTGTTTGGACGGGggtcccaatttttttttaagatttatttattattaatttgaaaggcagagtaacaggcagaggcagaaagagagagtgaggtctttgatccgctggttcactcccaacatggccacaacggctggagctgtgctgatctgaagccaggagctaggagcttcttccgggcctcccacacgggcgcaggggcctaaggacttgggccattttctactgcttttccaggccatagcagagagctggatcggaagagaagcagccaggacttgaactggcacccatatgggatgccggcactgccaggcagcagctttactcgctgtgctgcagcgccagcccctggggtctTGATTCTaagggctgcacctgctgaggaTCCTAGAAGCCAACTTCCTTTGAAAGCTTTGATCTTGGGCAACCCCAACCCTCCCACACTGCATGAATggaggaggcccagagaggggaggaACTTagctaaggtcacacagcagtgGAAGAACTGGGGAACAAAAGTACTGAAGAGTGTTGGGGTGAGAAGGCTGGGAGAGGCCAGCGTTCCAGTTTGTCAGGAACTGAGTTCTGTGTTCTATGGTGGGTTGTGTAGACCAGAGCTCCTGTGTTCTGTTGCACAGGTTGTCTACTCCACAAGAACTCCAGGTCAAGGGGAGGAGCTGGGCACAGATGGGTCCAcactgctgtccccagggcagGCACACTAGCCCAGGGCTGCCTCTGCCTGCTTCCTACCTCCAGGgtggcccctgggccctgggctctgaccacgcctccctcctgcctctcccctcagGCTGTGAAGAGCGGCCTCAGGACCACGTGTAAGTGCCACGGCGTGTCGGGCTCCTGTGCGGTGCGCACCTGCTGGAAGCAGCTTGCCCCGTTCCGCGAGACGGGCGAGGTGCTGAAACTGCGCTATGACTCGGCTGTCAAGGTGTCCAGCGCCACCAACGAGGCCTTGGGCCGCCTGGAGCTCTGGGCCCCCTCCAAGCCAGGCAGCCCCGCCAAGGGCCTGGCCCCCCGGCCCGGGGACCTGGTCTACCTGGAAGACTCGCCCAGCTTCTGTCGGCCCAGCAAGTACTCTCCCGGCACGGCGGGCAGGGTGTGCTCCCGGGAGGCCAGCTGCGGCAGCCTGTGCTGCGGGCGGGGCTACGACACGCAGAGTCGCCTGGTGGCCTTCTCCTGCCACTGCCAGGTGCAGTGGTGCTGCTACGTGGAGTGCCAGCAGTGCGTGCAGGAGGAGCTGGTGTACACCTGTAAGCACTAGGCCTGCTGCCCAGGCAGCCAACCAGGCGCGGCCAGGGCTGCCTTTGGTGCCTGTCCAGCAGCCCCTCTGGGCGGGCATGCccggcacgcacacacacaccgagGGATGTGCCAACGCCCGTGAGCGGGCAGCTCACCGTCCCTGGCCAGCTTTTTGTCTGCCCGCAATCCCAGCAGTCAGCAAAGGGAAGCCAAGCCCCATCCCTGAAGCAAGGGCCCCCAACCTCGTGGAGAactgggagccagaggcaggagtggAAAGGGAAGCGAATGAGATAAGGGAGACCACAAGGAGGGCAGGACCAGGTTCCGGGGGCGGGGGCTCTCCCTGGGACGCATGCTGGCAGGTGCACTTTTGGGCTGATGACGGGAGCCAAGGTGGGCGTCAGCTGGTGTGGGGCGGTctagcccccagccctgctccagttGCAGGGAGCTCTGGGTGCCCCACACCTTCTCTACCCCTGTGGCTTCCCTTCCCCTGTCATGGGCAGAGAGGCCAGGGGGAAGGAGCTGCTTATATGGAGGAAGGAAAACTGTCTGGGCTCGAGGGGACCGCGGCCAGATTCATGCCTGGAAACCCTGGGTTAAATGGGCCCGCACTGAGGCCTTGCTCCTGTCTTGGAGTTACCCACAATAAGGCCAGCCGTGGAGGGAGCGCAGTGGGGAGAGCCAGTCCCCAGGGTGTGCAGGGAGAGGGCGACCTCCCCCGACTTTCCCAGCCCAGAGAAGGAGGACAGTCTCCTGGCACCCAGCAGGCAGGGGCCAAGCTCAGCTTCTCAGCCTGCTCTGGGGTCTGCTCCGTGGCCGAGGCCCGCCCGGGCTGGGAGACCCCCGGCGCGACTGAGGTTTGTGCTGTGGGGCGGTGGGCTCCTCAGTCAGAAGCGACTGCTCCTCTAACGCGGGCCTGGCCCCGGCTGCAGCTGTCCGGTGCTGAGCCTCGGCCGAGCCCGGCGCCTCGGAGGCCCCTTATTTCCCAGCAGCCCTTACCTTGTCCTCATGTGGGCTCCGACCTGAGGACCGGAAGTGACTTCGCAAACTTCCTCAGCTCCCGTGGCCGTTTCCTGTGCCACCTGCCAGGGCCACGtgcaggagggagagagcgacTGGCACAGAGGTGGCCCCGCCTGGGCCGGGCACAGGGCCCCGCTGAGCAGCACACGCCTCTCTGGCACTGGACAGAGGCTGCGTCGGGGTCACTTTGCTGTGTGCTTGCCCagagcagggcccaaggccagCTGGGAGGAAGTGACCTCCTCCGGGAAGCCCCTGGCCGCTTGGCCGGCCCTGCCGCGCCCTCTGTCAGCTTCCGCTCTCGCTGAACCCGGTGGTGCTGACCCTCGGCTTGAACAGGAAACTCCAGCCTCGCCGAGGGCTCGAAACCTCGTCCGTGGCAGCTCCAGGGGCGGGAGGAGCTGCCTGGCTCTGGTGGGTCAGGCCTGGGGCATCTGGAGGACCTTGGATGACCGGGGCTCAGCGCAGGAGGAGACCTCTCTCACTCCACTGCCTGTGCTCACCCAGGTGGCTGGTGGGAGAAGAGTCAAGGACTGCTTTTCTAGATATTTCTACATCCTTGCTGCCTggacactctctctctgcttctctgggacccccagctctgcctccatccTGGCTcatgggcaggaggaggggcttggGGGCAACTTGGGAGCCAGGGCTCCCTGATCCCACAGCGTGCGGTCTGCACCCCGACTCCATGGCCAGCAGAGCCCAGCAGCAGGCTCGGGGGGCCTCAGCTCATGGGCCCTCTCTGTGAAGCCCCTTCCTCCCCGCCCCTACTctgctcccacccttccccctCCAGTCACCCCCAGGGAtcccccacagccctgctgggTCCCCTGGGCACCAGAGTGGCCACGGACCCCTCCCTCTACAGCTTTAAGGGAAATTCTCACAGGGTATTTTGTCTACCTCACATATATAGTTTTTAGGGCAAAAGAGAATAATTTATACAGCTATGCTAAATGGGAAagtatttatgttatttatatagTTTCTATATTTCATGGGCAGCACATGTAGGGGTGTATGTTGCCCGGGAGCCATCTGTCTGGGGAGATTGGCCCCGGGCCCCCTGGAGTCCCCGCTGAGCTGGACACAGGCAGGTGGGGCGGAGCCTGGGTCTCGGGGCCGGGTGCCCTCTTTGCTGGGCTGTGGAGATGCTATGCTCTGGTAGGAGAGCTTGACTGGGGGTGGTCCTGACCGCACGGGGAGCGGGGCACCCGGCCTGCGGGGAACACGTTCAGGGCTCAGAAATGCGCTGTGCCTCTTGTGTCTGTCGCTCCCTCCACAGTCCCGGCGAGGCGGGTGGGGCCGTgcggagaggggagggctgtgcTGGAAGCCACACTGCAGAGATGTGTTCCGGGACTATTTGCAGACCATCTGCAAAGCCGGGCACTACAGGAGCTGACCTCCCTCCAGTCCAGCGTCTCAGGGAAGAAGCCACTGGATCCG encodes:
- the WNT9B gene encoding protein Wnt-9b; amino-acid sequence: MRPPAARALAALCLLALPAAAATAAYFGLTGREVLTPFPGLGTAAAPAQGGAHLKQCDLLKLSRRQKQLCRREPGLAETLRDAARLGLLECQFQFRQERWNCSLEGRTGLLKRGFKETAFLYAVSSAALTHALARACSAGRMERCTCDDSPGLQSRQAWQWGVCGDNLKYSTKFLSNFLGPKRGSKDLRARVDAHNTHVGIKAVKSGLRTTCKCHGVSGSCAVRTCWKQLAPFRETGEVLKLRYDSAVKVSSATNEALGRLELWAPSKPGSPAKGLAPRPGDLVYLEDSPSFCRPSKYSPGTAGRVCSREASCGSLCCGRGYDTQSRLVAFSCHCQVQWCCYVECQQCVQEELVYTCKH